A single genomic interval of Lentimicrobium sp. L6 harbors:
- a CDS encoding serine hydrolase domain-containing protein, which produces MCTKFIPIFFIVSILLITKSFAQKEKIDRYLASCNERGLFNGTALIAKGDSILFNKGFGLANREWNIPNDVDTRFDIGSLTKQFVTVITLQLVEEGKLNVDNVISDFLPKYRKDIGDIVNINHLLKHTSGIKPYVAVRGIDNQLAQTLSKETALEVLHSGDLEFEPGERYRYNNSGMCILVYIIEKITKKAFEDNLKERIFIPLKMKNSGLIKPNKVIEKLASGYILGMGEYTKPKYLNPLNTYGAGGLHSTVEDMFLWNRSFAKHSLLPEKYDEWFYDPYDEFHPGNGHAYSWDITTLQLPDTKKKTKFAHYNGAQWGYLCEMAWIFEGDYTILLFTNIGHNNNIWAVESGIRNILLNAPYKIPLPSLNSVLAKNLNNDTFYKLILDVKNNKTQYSINEQSINMLGYNLLWRNNLTKAQLVFELNTKLFSESSNAFDSLGELYMTIGKKKNAINSFKRSLELNPENKNAKAMLDNLNNK; this is translated from the coding sequence ATGTGTACAAAATTTATTCCTATCTTTTTCATTGTTTCAATTTTGTTAATTACTAAATCTTTTGCCCAAAAAGAAAAAATTGATAGGTATTTGGCAAGTTGTAATGAAAGAGGTTTATTTAATGGCACTGCACTAATAGCGAAAGGTGACAGTATCCTTTTTAATAAAGGGTTTGGTTTGGCAAACAGAGAATGGAATATCCCAAATGATGTAGATACTCGTTTCGATATTGGCTCACTTACTAAACAATTTGTAACAGTAATTACTTTACAATTAGTAGAAGAAGGCAAACTAAATGTTGATAATGTAATAAGTGATTTTTTGCCCAAATACCGCAAAGATATTGGAGATATTGTAAATATTAATCATCTTTTAAAACACACTTCTGGAATAAAGCCGTATGTAGCTGTACGAGGAATAGATAATCAACTAGCACAAACCTTGTCAAAAGAAACTGCATTAGAGGTATTACATAGTGGAGACCTTGAGTTTGAACCAGGTGAAAGATATAGGTATAATAATTCAGGCATGTGTATCCTTGTTTATATTATTGAAAAAATCACAAAAAAAGCATTTGAAGACAACCTGAAAGAAAGAATATTTATTCCCTTGAAAATGAAAAATTCAGGATTGATTAAACCTAATAAAGTAATTGAAAAACTTGCAAGTGGATACATATTAGGTATGGGGGAATACACCAAACCGAAATATTTGAATCCATTAAATACTTATGGAGCAGGAGGTTTGCATTCAACGGTAGAAGATATGTTTTTATGGAATAGATCATTTGCAAAACATTCCTTATTACCAGAAAAATATGATGAATGGTTCTACGACCCTTATGATGAATTTCACCCTGGAAATGGGCATGCATATTCATGGGATATTACTACTCTCCAATTACCTGATACAAAAAAGAAAACAAAATTTGCTCACTATAATGGTGCTCAATGGGGATATCTTTGCGAGATGGCTTGGATCTTTGAGGGTGATTATACCATTCTCCTATTTACAAATATTGGACATAATAATAATATTTGGGCCGTAGAATCAGGAATTAGAAATATACTTTTAAATGCACCATATAAAATCCCTTTACCCTCTCTTAATTCGGTCTTAGCAAAAAATCTTAATAATGATACATTTTATAAATTGATATTGGATGTAAAAAACAACAAAACACAATATTCTATCAACGAACAAAGTATAAACATGTTAGGCTATAATTTATTATGGCGTAATAATTTAACAAAAGCTCAATTGGTATTTGAATTAAATACGAAACTATTTTCAGAAAGCTCGAATGCTTTTGATAGTTTAGGTGAGTTATATATGACCATTGGAAAGAAAAAAAATGCAATTAATAGCTTTAAAAGATCGTTGGAATTAAACCCTGAAAATAAAAATGCAAAAGCAATGCTTGACAACTTAAACAATAAATAA
- a CDS encoding polysaccharide deacetylase family protein yields MKLILQVYFILSTIVSIAQSNKIVISIDDVPCANCKTLLITENVNDKLISTFKKFNVPAIGFVNEIKLYNNKLPETSRIEILEQWLRNGYELGNHTFSHVDINKLSIEEYETDILRGEIITKPMMKRYGEELIYFRHPQLRTGSTAEYKNQLDSILLKHHYTTAPVTMDNDEFIYAYCYKKAKERNDSSTMKIVADDYISYMNDIFIYYEKLSIDFLSYNLSHILLLHANELNADYLDEILQVLINRNYSFITLEEALKDKAYMLPESFSDRGISWIDRWKLAKGMEITSQPKVSENIQLKYEQYRSLSGY; encoded by the coding sequence ATGAAATTAATACTTCAAGTTTATTTTATATTATCAACAATCGTATCCATTGCGCAGTCGAATAAAATTGTAATTTCTATAGATGATGTTCCGTGTGCAAACTGCAAAACTCTTCTTATAACAGAAAATGTTAATGATAAATTGATTTCAACATTTAAAAAATTTAATGTCCCAGCAATTGGATTTGTAAATGAAATAAAGTTATATAATAATAAACTTCCTGAAACTTCTAGAATTGAAATACTAGAACAATGGCTTAGGAATGGCTACGAACTAGGGAATCACACTTTTTCACATGTGGACATTAATAAATTAAGTATTGAAGAATATGAAACAGATATTTTAAGGGGCGAAATTATTACAAAACCAATGATGAAAAGATATGGTGAAGAATTAATATATTTCAGACATCCCCAATTAAGAACTGGCTCAACCGCAGAATATAAAAATCAATTAGATAGTATTTTGCTAAAGCATCATTATACTACAGCACCTGTAACAATGGATAATGATGAGTTTATTTATGCTTATTGCTATAAGAAAGCAAAAGAAAGAAATGATAGTTCCACCATGAAAATTGTTGCCGATGATTACATTAGCTATATGAATGACATATTCATCTATTATGAAAAACTCTCAATAGATTTTCTTTCATATAATTTAAGCCATATATTATTACTACATGCAAATGAACTAAATGCAGATTATTTAGACGAAATTCTGCAGGTATTAATCAACAGGAATTACTCATTTATTACTTTAGAAGAAGCATTAAAGGACAAAGCTTATATGCTTCCTGAATCATTTTCTGATAGAGGTATTTCGTGGATCGACAGGTGGAAATTAGCTAAAGGGATGGAGATAACATCCCAACCAAAAGTTTCTGAAAATATCCAACTAAAATATGAGCAATATAGATCATTGTCAGGATATTAA
- a CDS encoding alpha/beta fold hydrolase — translation MKTKWLLFVVLVLVTISTVCQTINFDTTQTVFSSVIQTSDEIVEIPNNIERLDKRKGVSTYHYLINGANLYIQEEGAGIPLLLIHGGPGGTSHVFHPYFSNASKYSKIIYYDQRGCGLSQFTGDSTYTILQSIEDIESLRKELSIEKWFVLGHSFGGILAQYYTFTYPENVLGVILVNSEISFQQNYLISGNQYLNISNLEKNLMYKNWKLIDEGKVSLATGLFNAELNGAWKRQSFYKPTQTYAAQTSLYEWHHDKHFNSLMSGAIDYIDFSNCFKTCPIPFYIIEGKWDNTWGRNKTELILKEFPLSKLFVIDSSAHSPFQSNSLAFFTILESIFKEEKPILNRDIKIWKNHAQKEFDKNIEILENDDAFLGLVDNYNFKLALYFFDSLKLEKPNNKVITPLPLINSGKWLLKSNSRSNLAVDFFVLCLKEYPEANICYYYIAKSYQATENNKQAELYMRMYISETSQGIDTKQNFEYRLKVLMKNEL, via the coding sequence ATGAAAACTAAATGGTTGTTGTTCGTAGTTTTGGTTTTAGTGACAATATCCACCGTCTGCCAAACTATAAACTTTGATACTACGCAAACAGTTTTTAGTTCGGTCATCCAGACATCGGATGAAATAGTTGAGATTCCTAATAATATAGAGCGACTTGATAAAAGAAAAGGAGTTAGCACTTACCATTACTTAATAAATGGTGCTAATTTGTACATTCAAGAAGAAGGAGCTGGAATTCCTTTATTATTGATACATGGTGGGCCGGGTGGTACTAGCCATGTATTTCACCCCTATTTTAGTAATGCAAGCAAATACAGCAAAATTATTTATTATGATCAAAGAGGATGTGGATTAAGTCAGTTTACGGGTGATTCTACATATACGATTTTACAATCAATAGAGGATATTGAATCATTAAGAAAAGAACTTAGTATTGAAAAATGGTTTGTATTAGGTCATTCATTTGGAGGAATTCTTGCTCAATATTACACATTTACTTATCCTGAAAATGTACTTGGAGTGATTTTAGTAAATAGCGAAATTTCCTTCCAACAAAACTATCTAATTTCAGGAAATCAATATCTCAATATTTCGAATCTGGAAAAGAATTTGATGTATAAAAATTGGAAATTGATTGATGAAGGAAAAGTTTCATTAGCAACGGGGCTTTTTAATGCTGAACTTAATGGAGCATGGAAAAGACAAAGTTTTTATAAACCTACCCAAACATATGCTGCCCAAACCTCTTTATATGAATGGCATCATGACAAGCATTTTAATTCATTAATGAGTGGTGCTATTGATTATATTGATTTCTCTAATTGCTTCAAAACCTGCCCAATACCTTTTTATATTATAGAAGGTAAGTGGGATAATACTTGGGGGAGAAATAAAACTGAATTAATATTGAAGGAGTTTCCTTTATCTAAACTATTTGTTATTGATAGTTCAGCTCACTCACCATTCCAGTCTAATTCACTAGCCTTCTTCACAATACTTGAATCAATTTTCAAAGAAGAGAAACCAATCCTAAATAGAGATATTAAAATTTGGAAAAATCATGCTCAAAAAGAGTTTGATAAGAATATTGAAATTTTGGAAAATGATGATGCATTTTTAGGTTTGGTTGATAATTACAATTTCAAGTTGGCATTATATTTTTTTGATTCTCTGAAACTAGAAAAACCTAATAATAAAGTAATTACTCCTTTACCTTTGATTAATTCAGGTAAATGGCTATTAAAAAGTAATTCTAGATCAAACTTGGCAGTCGATTTTTTCGTGTTATGCTTGAAAGAATATCCAGAGGCAAATATTTGCTACTATTATATTGCAAAATCAT
- a CDS encoding PD40 domain-containing protein, whose product MKHFIKLSPRISIILIFTFIGLASCNSQTQPKNEVKKMEPVRKEVKPVEETKILSNVFECDYMGQETPGSIPVVFAPGIVSTNEDIYGFEISPSGKEMIYTRKEGINILEFKSGKWSKPHIISFSKVGNNGECSYSRDGNKIYFNSRRSCPGSKTASNIWISEKKDGNWSKPYYSKLSIPNKTVHSVSVAANGNLYCDGIVRFEHSGGSYSKAKSLQANIKGAHVFIASDESYLMFDKRVQGKSSDIFITFLKSDKTWTSPVPLDKINTIAKENQPTVTSDGKYIFFTRNNKIFWMKADFINEMQKKFLR is encoded by the coding sequence ATGAAACATTTTATAAAATTATCTCCAAGAATATCCATCATCCTTATATTTACATTTATAGGTTTGGCATCATGTAATTCTCAGACACAACCCAAGAACGAAGTTAAAAAAATGGAACCAGTGAGAAAAGAAGTGAAGCCGGTTGAGGAAACAAAAATACTATCAAACGTTTTTGAATGTGATTATATGGGTCAGGAAACACCAGGTTCCATACCAGTAGTTTTTGCACCTGGAATTGTATCTACTAATGAGGATATTTATGGATTTGAAATATCACCATCTGGTAAGGAAATGATCTACACTAGAAAGGAAGGAATAAATATATTGGAATTTAAATCAGGCAAATGGTCGAAACCACATATAATCTCATTTTCGAAAGTTGGTAATAATGGAGAGTGTAGTTATTCTCGTGATGGTAATAAAATATATTTTAACTCTCGACGATCATGTCCAGGATCAAAAACAGCATCAAATATTTGGATTTCGGAGAAGAAAGATGGTAATTGGAGTAAACCATATTATTCGAAATTAAGTATTCCTAATAAAACCGTTCATTCTGTTTCTGTTGCAGCAAATGGAAATTTATATTGTGATGGTATTGTTCGGTTTGAACATTCGGGAGGGAGCTATTCTAAAGCTAAAAGTCTTCAGGCAAATATAAAAGGGGCGCATGTTTTTATTGCATCTGACGAAAGCTACTTGATGTTTGATAAAAGAGTGCAGGGAAAGAGTTCTGATATATTCATTACATTTTTAAAGTCTGATAAAACATGGACATCCCCAGTTCCGCTTGATAAAATAAATACTATTGCAAAAGAAAATCAGCCAACAGTTACTTCTGATGGAAAGTATATATTTTTCACCAGAAACAATAAGATATTTTGGATGAAAGCAGACTTTATAAATGAAATGCAAAAGAAATTTTTAAGATGA